A part of Streptococcus porcinus genomic DNA contains:
- a CDS encoding BglG family transcription antiterminator, with the protein MLSHELVRKFQIFLKYPNRSLEDFESLLGMQKRNILTDIDKINDSLVLNNFPPITFKEGKLSPLTTSEDELLQASLPRLEDYYFQDERPDLIILYILLSSDYVSISHLESFLHISRNSVLSDLKEVRTKLLPFSVELLYTRQNGYFLAGETLALRRLLERALNQTLAFASGKWLLTYVLKELTFDDASQNIADILHALASQYRLSFISEKSRELTYLLTFLNAKPFSPSRRSQKIYNELEDFYPFTSLLEEFYCYYPHLERENDFIITRLIGCIQGDLNHFYQEEVYLIMEEIINSVLVNTGLTLKDSLDLRKNLYSHLLPAYYRIRYDVEMVNPLKDQIKEDYASLFYLVKRSLLPLARRLKKAISDDEVAYFTIHFGSKLERPDKSEKTQLVALSVCPNGVSSSLILQSELKGLFPQIQFIEIHQLGDLAFLDASTYDLVFSTVDFQSEKPVYITQPLMGAVEKMLLKKTVCEDFNLPISNPVTVNELLDIISKHTTITDKEGLTRDLSQYIIGNHLKKELGGKGLLDLLKKEFIQQCQEVANWQEAIRLAAQPLLKENIIEERYIDGMIASVNELGSYIVLAPKVAVPHASPDKGANALGISLLKLEKPVSFDIEEEGDKEKDVQLIFALAAIDSSSHLKALQELSLILDDDQNIEAIIAAKDKNEIINIMANIIEEGDL; encoded by the coding sequence ATGTTATCTCATGAGCTCGTCAGAAAATTTCAAATCTTTTTGAAATATCCCAATCGTAGTCTAGAGGATTTTGAATCTCTTTTAGGAATGCAGAAAAGAAATATTCTTACTGATATAGACAAAATTAATGATAGTCTCGTCCTTAATAATTTTCCCCCGATCACTTTTAAAGAGGGTAAGTTGAGTCCTTTGACAACAAGTGAAGATGAACTTTTGCAAGCTTCCCTGCCCCGCTTAGAGGATTATTATTTTCAAGATGAGCGACCAGATCTTATTATACTTTATATCCTGTTGTCTTCTGATTATGTTTCAATCAGTCATTTAGAGAGTTTTCTTCATATCAGTAGGAATTCAGTTTTAAGTGATTTAAAGGAAGTTCGTACAAAACTCCTTCCCTTTAGTGTTGAGCTGCTCTATACGCGGCAAAACGGTTATTTTTTAGCTGGGGAGACCTTGGCGCTAAGGCGTTTGTTAGAAAGAGCGCTTAATCAGACATTAGCTTTTGCGTCTGGGAAATGGCTTTTAACCTATGTTTTGAAAGAGTTGACATTTGATGATGCGAGTCAGAACATCGCAGATATCCTTCATGCTTTAGCAAGTCAATATCGCTTATCATTTATTTCGGAAAAAAGCCGTGAACTAACCTATTTGTTAACATTTTTAAATGCCAAACCCTTCTCGCCTTCTAGAAGGTCCCAGAAAATTTATAATGAATTGGAAGATTTTTATCCCTTCACTAGTTTATTAGAGGAATTCTACTGCTATTATCCCCACTTAGAAAGGGAAAATGATTTTATCATAACGCGACTCATTGGATGTATTCAAGGGGATCTGAACCACTTTTATCAAGAAGAAGTGTATCTCATTATGGAAGAAATTATCAATTCAGTCTTGGTTAATACAGGTTTAACATTAAAGGATAGCCTAGATTTACGTAAAAATTTATATAGTCATCTTCTGCCTGCCTATTATCGCATACGCTATGATGTGGAAATGGTAAATCCACTGAAAGACCAGATTAAAGAAGATTATGCATCACTATTTTATTTGGTTAAACGAAGTCTTCTCCCTCTGGCACGAAGACTGAAAAAAGCAATTAGTGATGATGAGGTTGCTTATTTTACTATTCATTTTGGAAGTAAGTTAGAACGGCCGGATAAGTCAGAAAAAACCCAATTGGTAGCTTTGTCGGTTTGTCCCAATGGTGTGAGTTCGTCTTTGATCTTACAATCTGAATTAAAAGGCTTATTTCCACAGATTCAATTTATTGAAATTCATCAATTGGGAGATTTAGCTTTTCTTGATGCTTCTACTTATGATCTGGTTTTTTCAACGGTAGATTTTCAAAGCGAAAAACCTGTTTATATCACACAACCATTAATGGGTGCTGTTGAAAAGATGTTATTGAAAAAGACCGTTTGTGAGGACTTTAATCTTCCCATTTCAAATCCAGTTACAGTTAATGAACTGTTAGATATTATTAGTAAACATACCACAATTACAGATAAAGAAGGTTTGACGCGTGATCTATCACAATATATTATTGGTAACCATCTCAAAAAAGAATTAGGAGGAAAAGGATTATTGGACTTATTAAAAAAAGAATTTATTCAACAATGTCAAGAAGTAGCTAACTGGCAAGAAGCCATTCGCTTAGCAGCTCAGCCATTGTTAAAAGAAAACATTATTGAAGAAAGATATATTGATGGGATGATTGCTTCGGTTAATGAATTAGGATCCTATATTGTGTTAGCTCCTAAAGTCGCTGTCCCGCATGCTTCTCCTGATAAAGGCGCTAATGCATTAGGGATTTCTCTTCTGAAATTAGAAAAGCCAGTTAGTTTTGACATTGAGGAAGAAGGAGATAAAGAAAAGGATGTACAACTCATTTTTGCCTTAGCTGCGATTGATTCTAGCTCCCACCTAAAAGCCTTGCAAGAATTGTCCTTGATTCTCGACGATGATCAGAACATTGAGGCTATTATTGCAGCCAAAGATAAAAATGAAATCATAAACATTATGGCAAATATTATTGAAGAAGGAGATTTATAA
- a CDS encoding PTS sugar transporter subunit IIB: MLKIVTVCGNGIGSSLLLRMKVEAIAKDLGIAVDAESCDSNAAVGKGADLFVTVKEFKDIFPEGTKLCIVKSYTNRKKIEEDLVPVLKEMSGQD; this comes from the coding sequence ATGTTGAAAATTGTAACAGTATGTGGAAATGGAATCGGCTCAAGTCTATTGCTTCGTATGAAAGTGGAAGCTATTGCCAAAGATTTAGGAATTGCTGTTGATGCTGAATCATGCGACTCTAATGCTGCTGTTGGTAAAGGTGCAGATCTCTTTGTAACGGTAAAAGAGTTTAAAGATATTTTCCCTGAAGGAACAAAACTCTGTATCGTTAAAAGTTATACAAATCGGAAAAAAATTGAAGAAGATTTGGTACCAGTTCTAAAAGAAATGTCTGGCCAAGATTAA
- a CDS encoding PTS ascorbate transporter subunit IIC: MEAILSFFRDILKEPAFLMGLIACVGLLALKTPWHKVLTGTMGPILGYLMLAAGAGVIVSNLDPLSQLIEHGFNITGVVPNNEAVTSVAQKILGVETMSILVVGLLLNLAFARFTRFKYIFLTGHHSFFMACLLSAVLGAVGFKGAVLILLGGFLLGAWSAISPAIGQKYTLKVTDGDEIAMGHFGSLGYYLSAWVGSKVGKGSQDTEDLEISEKWSFLRNTTISTGLIMVIFYLIATVASVLRDPAVANKLATGQNPFIFAIKSGLTFAVGVAIVYAGVRMILADLIPAFQGIADKLIPNAIPAVDCAVFFPYAPTAVILGFASSFIGGLIGMLILGAAGGVLIIPGMVPHFFCGATAGIYGNSTGGRRGAIVGAFVNGLFLAFLPAMLLPVLGKLGFSNTTFGDFDFGVLGILLGRLGTSIGQVGIYIVLAVMALVLIIPSFMSKSNQAINNITEEN; encoded by the coding sequence ATGGAAGCGATATTATCATTTTTTAGAGACATTTTAAAAGAACCTGCTTTTTTAATGGGGCTCATTGCCTGTGTTGGTTTACTAGCCTTGAAAACTCCATGGCATAAGGTTTTGACTGGGACTATGGGGCCTATTCTTGGTTATTTGATGTTAGCAGCAGGTGCTGGAGTTATTGTGTCAAATTTGGATCCCCTGTCCCAATTGATTGAACATGGTTTTAACATTACAGGTGTTGTTCCAAATAATGAGGCGGTCACATCAGTGGCTCAAAAAATTCTCGGAGTAGAAACCATGTCTATCTTGGTAGTCGGACTCTTATTGAACTTGGCCTTTGCGCGCTTCACACGTTTCAAATATATTTTCCTGACAGGACATCATAGTTTCTTTATGGCTTGTCTATTATCGGCAGTACTGGGAGCAGTAGGTTTCAAGGGAGCTGTACTCATTCTTTTAGGTGGTTTTTTACTTGGAGCTTGGTCTGCCATTTCACCAGCTATTGGCCAAAAATACACCCTCAAAGTTACTGATGGTGATGAAATAGCTATGGGACATTTTGGTAGTTTAGGCTATTACTTATCTGCTTGGGTAGGCAGCAAAGTTGGAAAGGGTAGCCAAGATACCGAAGATCTTGAAATTTCTGAAAAATGGAGCTTCTTACGAAATACAACTATCTCTACTGGTTTAATAATGGTTATTTTCTATCTAATTGCAACAGTGGCGTCTGTTCTGAGAGATCCGGCTGTCGCTAATAAATTAGCTACTGGCCAAAATCCCTTCATTTTTGCTATTAAGAGTGGATTGACCTTCGCAGTAGGTGTTGCCATTGTATATGCTGGTGTTCGAATGATTTTAGCAGACTTAATTCCAGCCTTCCAAGGTATCGCTGATAAATTGATTCCAAATGCTATTCCAGCTGTAGACTGCGCCGTTTTCTTCCCTTATGCACCAACAGCTGTTATCTTAGGTTTTGCCTCTAGTTTTATCGGCGGGCTTATTGGTATGCTTATTTTAGGTGCAGCCGGCGGTGTGCTCATCATTCCAGGGATGGTTCCACACTTCTTCTGCGGTGCAACTGCGGGTATCTATGGAAACTCAACTGGTGGGCGTCGAGGAGCTATTGTTGGAGCTTTTGTCAATGGTTTATTCCTAGCTTTCTTACCTGCTATGCTGTTACCAGTATTAGGAAAATTAGGATTCTCAAATACAACATTTGGTGATTTTGATTTTGGTGTTCTCGGTATTCTTCTTGGACGACTCGGTACTTCAATAGGTCAAGTTGGAATTTATATAGTGCTTGCAGTAATGGCCTTAGTGTTGATTATTCCAAGTTTTATGTCGAAATCAAATCAAGCTATTAATAATATTACTGAAGAAAACTAA
- a CDS encoding transaldolase, whose translation MEKQLKVKVFSDGAVLENMITDLNSGLVTGFTTNPSLMKKAGITSYIGFAKEVLGKITEYPVSFEVFGDDIVTMRKEAERIAELGDNVYVKIPVTTSKGESTAELIKELSEKGIKLNVTAIFTIEQTRLVIDHLTPGVPAIVSVFAGRIADTGLDPVPIMKEALTICREKEGVELLWASPRETFNIYQADALGVDIITCTSDLIAKLPLAGKDLNQYSLETVQMFLKDSTSLGFKILED comes from the coding sequence ATGGAAAAACAATTAAAGGTTAAGGTCTTCTCAGACGGTGCTGTGCTAGAAAACATGATAACAGATTTAAACTCTGGCCTAGTCACAGGTTTTACAACCAACCCAAGTTTAATGAAAAAAGCTGGTATTACTTCTTATATTGGATTTGCTAAAGAGGTTTTAGGCAAAATCACAGAATACCCCGTATCATTTGAAGTTTTTGGGGATGATATTGTGACAATGCGTAAGGAAGCAGAAAGGATTGCTGAACTTGGTGACAATGTTTACGTTAAAATTCCGGTAACAACTTCAAAAGGGGAGTCAACAGCTGAGTTAATAAAGGAACTTTCTGAGAAAGGGATTAAGTTAAATGTGACGGCTATTTTTACTATTGAGCAAACACGTTTAGTTATTGATCATTTGACACCGGGGGTTCCCGCAATTGTTTCTGTCTTTGCTGGCCGCATTGCTGATACAGGTCTTGATCCCGTACCAATTATGAAAGAAGCTTTGACAATTTGTCGTGAGAAAGAAGGTGTAGAGCTGCTTTGGGCCAGTCCTCGTGAAACTTTTAATATTTATCAAGCAGATGCACTTGGAGTTGATATTATTACTTGTACCAGTGATTTGATTGCTAAATTACCACTTGCAGGCAAAGATTTAAATCAATATTCACTTGAAACGGTACAAATGTTCCTGAAAGATAGTACAAGTTTAGGATTTAAAATTTTAGAGGACTAG